In Paenibacillus hexagrammi, the following are encoded in one genomic region:
- the flgK gene encoding flagellar hook-associated protein FlgK yields the protein MSSTFMGLETAKRSLFTQTAALNTTGHNIANANTKGYSRQVVNMVASQPMEAPSLTRSNTPGQLGTGVEYTSVTRIRENFLDDQYRNENKKLGSTSIQQDTLSKLEKIFNEPSDTGLQSVLGNFWSSWSDLSKDPENTDARKVVRENAMALTDTFQYVSKSLSDLSNDLTTNINVKVSEINTKTAAIADLNEEIQRIEGLGDDANDLRDQRDQLTDDLSKIASITVQRTDQGYNISLGSTNLVAGKTATETSGAALESAYASGDLSGGEVYGMIVSRDKYVKDYQTELDTIANTIANGPVTVTIPKGSVLPEGTVISGVTYSGASRTLTDDLTVQVNGINGLHKLGYTNLNGSLSTAGDFFTSSDGSSVTASTIQVSEEIRNDVNEISTSMRTSTSGSTESVVVGNNSMALLISQLKDTKFSFTKNGVTTTATVNDYYNSDIGQLGVQAEQANRSLQNQQALVDQVESSRQSISGVSLDEEMSNLIKFQHAYSAAARVMTTFDEMLDKVINSMGTVGR from the coding sequence ATGAGTTCAACATTCATGGGGTTAGAGACGGCGAAGAGATCGCTGTTTACACAAACGGCAGCATTAAATACAACTGGTCACAATATAGCAAATGCGAATACAAAGGGTTATTCCAGACAAGTCGTCAACATGGTAGCATCTCAGCCCATGGAAGCGCCTAGCTTAACTAGATCCAACACACCCGGTCAGTTAGGGACTGGGGTCGAATATACGTCCGTGACGCGGATACGAGAGAATTTCCTTGATGATCAATACCGCAATGAAAATAAAAAGTTAGGCAGCACTTCAATTCAACAGGACACATTGTCTAAGTTGGAAAAGATTTTTAATGAACCATCGGATACAGGGCTTCAATCGGTATTGGGGAATTTTTGGAGCTCGTGGTCAGATCTAAGCAAAGATCCGGAAAATACGGATGCTCGAAAAGTAGTGCGCGAGAACGCAATGGCGTTGACGGATACATTTCAATATGTAAGTAAAAGCCTCTCCGATCTAAGTAACGATTTAACAACGAATATTAATGTGAAGGTAAGCGAAATCAACACAAAGACGGCAGCAATCGCGGATCTAAATGAGGAGATTCAGAGGATTGAGGGGCTCGGAGATGATGCTAATGATCTTCGTGATCAAAGGGATCAACTCACAGATGATCTCTCCAAAATTGCGAGCATTACCGTGCAACGCACGGATCAAGGTTATAACATCTCGCTGGGATCGACTAATTTGGTAGCTGGTAAAACAGCAACAGAGACCAGCGGGGCTGCGTTGGAGTCGGCTTATGCAAGCGGTGATCTAAGCGGTGGCGAAGTATACGGCATGATTGTCTCCAGAGATAAGTATGTAAAGGACTATCAGACTGAACTAGATACGATTGCTAATACAATTGCTAATGGACCTGTAACCGTTACGATTCCTAAGGGCTCAGTTTTGCCGGAAGGTACTGTAATTAGCGGGGTTACCTACTCAGGAGCATCTCGAACTTTGACTGATGATCTTACTGTGCAAGTAAACGGTATAAACGGGCTTCATAAACTAGGCTATACGAACTTAAACGGCAGTTTGTCTACAGCAGGCGATTTTTTCACTTCATCGGATGGTAGCTCGGTTACTGCTTCTACTATTCAAGTGAGTGAAGAAATTCGAAACGATGTAAATGAGATATCGACCTCCATGCGGACGTCTACTTCGGGTTCCACAGAGTCAGTGGTTGTGGGAAATAACTCCATGGCGCTGTTGATTTCTCAATTAAAAGATACGAAATTTTCTTTTACCAAAAATGGAGTTACTACAACAGCAACAGTTAACGATTACTACAATTCAGATATCGGTCAGCTTGGCGTACAAGCCGAGCAAGCGAATCGTTCGTTACAGAACCAACAAGCTCTTGTTGACCAAGTTGAATCCAGTCGACAATCGATCAGCGGCGTCTCTCTAGATGAAGAAATGTCGAACTTAATTAAATTCCAGCATGCTTACTCGGCAGCCGCTCGTGTCATGACGACTTTTGACGAGATGCTGGATAAAGTCATTAATTCCATGGGTACTGTTGGTAGATAA
- a CDS encoding TIGR03826 family flagellar region protein gives MSLNVGNCPRCGRVYVKGGIHDVCPNCLKTIEMQYEKCLKYLRENRGATLNELSEATEVPVRQITKFIREGRISIVHAPNMSYPCEVCGTLIRESNMCESCRSKLVKDVGHVNEDERRRQSNLSDNRSAGTFNIQERLKDKR, from the coding sequence ATGAGTCTAAATGTAGGAAACTGTCCGCGCTGCGGCCGCGTATACGTGAAGGGTGGCATCCATGATGTATGCCCTAACTGTTTGAAGACGATCGAGATGCAGTATGAGAAGTGCTTGAAATACTTGCGGGAAAATAGAGGCGCAACCTTGAATGAACTAAGCGAAGCGACAGAAGTTCCAGTAAGGCAGATTACCAAATTCATTCGCGAAGGGCGCATCTCCATTGTGCACGCACCTAATATGTCCTACCCTTGCGAAGTGTGCGGAACCTTGATTAGAGAAAGCAATATGTGCGAATCCTGCCGCAGCAAGCTGGTTAAGGATGTTGGTCATGTGAATGAGGATGAGAGGCGCAGACAATCAAACTTATCTGACAATCGCTCGGCGGGGACGTTTAACATTCAAGAACGATTAAAGGATAAAAGGTAA
- a CDS encoding DEAD/DEAH box helicase has product MKGQLYALRVGSTWTWNLTIHMPTNIQYWFEQYGADVGMVLLEPSFSIGQAVRLLHKLTSEPTLITSSQCLPTLRQAAKFCGFANSLIQAFHVQVIAYSDWMDGKYPPVRLNADLYRSMVLACTGRSLLTEEFEQVLDFVGIKMDRNEWMPYVQLSFLHGDMQVTNGLAVQESRDWRRGFRKQVQYRCKRCGSGDHRLFWSECLYCGQECPYCEECLTMGRTRYCSLLILGAEAAAEQIVNREYAVWGTGEDVSRGARGGAGPQVRPGMAALEPYLEPWGLSDAQKAASLEGLQFLENRGKYFTGKGQFLIWAVTGAGKTEMIFPFIHYTVARGGRALIATPRKDVVLELQPRISKAFSDYSVVTLYGGSEQRWEQGQITIGTTHQLLRFHEAFDLVIIDEIDAFPYHNNPMLEYAAMKVCKPSGNTILLSATPPKPIRAAAERGRLPHVRVPVRYHRNPLPVPRLLTMPPVQSSISKRAIPTKLVSLFRASLDRGAQLFVFVPNIKLVEPMVELLRLELYQGEADAGSNVQGTSSKDTLRTEKVQQFRRREIRLLVTTTILERGVTVPKSDVFILDADSGLFDEAALVQMAGRAGRSMEDPAGLVYFASKDWTSSQKEAVRQIKQMNRIARRQGYLKEG; this is encoded by the coding sequence TTGAAGGGACAACTGTATGCGCTTAGGGTCGGTTCCACTTGGACGTGGAATTTGACTATACATATGCCTACTAACATTCAGTATTGGTTCGAGCAATACGGTGCCGATGTCGGCATGGTCCTGCTGGAGCCCTCTTTCTCGATAGGACAAGCTGTACGTTTATTACACAAGCTGACCTCCGAACCAACTCTCATTACCTCCTCTCAATGTCTCCCAACATTACGGCAAGCAGCTAAGTTCTGCGGCTTCGCCAACAGCCTAATCCAAGCGTTTCATGTACAGGTTATTGCATATTCAGACTGGATGGACGGAAAGTATCCGCCAGTTCGTTTGAACGCTGATCTTTACCGTAGTATGGTACTGGCTTGTACGGGCCGGTCTCTGCTAACGGAAGAATTTGAGCAAGTTTTAGACTTTGTTGGTATTAAGATGGATCGAAATGAATGGATGCCCTATGTTCAGCTTTCTTTCCTCCATGGCGATATGCAAGTAACGAATGGCTTGGCTGTTCAAGAGAGCAGAGATTGGCGTAGAGGCTTTCGGAAGCAAGTACAGTATCGGTGTAAAAGATGCGGCAGTGGGGACCATCGACTCTTCTGGTCGGAATGCCTGTATTGCGGTCAAGAATGCCCCTACTGCGAAGAATGCCTTACAATGGGAAGGACACGCTACTGCTCCTTGCTCATACTGGGGGCGGAAGCTGCTGCTGAGCAGATCGTGAATCGTGAGTATGCGGTCTGGGGGACAGGCGAGGATGTTAGTCGTGGTGCCCGCGGGGGAGCAGGACCACAGGTGAGACCTGGGATGGCCGCGTTAGAGCCATATCTGGAGCCCTGGGGACTAAGCGACGCTCAGAAGGCAGCTTCTCTGGAAGGTCTCCAATTTCTGGAGAACCGTGGGAAATATTTTACTGGCAAAGGACAATTTCTGATCTGGGCCGTCACGGGTGCCGGCAAAACAGAAATGATTTTTCCGTTTATTCATTATACGGTTGCTAGAGGCGGCAGAGCGCTTATCGCTACACCGCGCAAAGATGTTGTCCTAGAGCTTCAACCACGCATTAGTAAGGCTTTCTCCGATTATTCGGTCGTGACTCTGTACGGAGGCAGCGAACAGCGATGGGAGCAGGGCCAGATTACGATCGGCACTACGCACCAGCTGCTGCGTTTTCACGAAGCGTTTGATTTGGTCATTATCGATGAAATTGATGCTTTCCCTTATCACAATAACCCCATGCTGGAGTATGCGGCCATGAAAGTCTGCAAGCCCTCAGGCAATACCATTCTGCTATCTGCCACACCGCCCAAACCAATCCGAGCTGCCGCTGAGCGAGGCAGATTACCTCATGTTAGAGTCCCTGTCCGTTACCATCGCAATCCGCTTCCTGTTCCAAGGCTTCTCACAATGCCCCCTGTACAAAGCAGCATATCCAAACGAGCAATTCCAACGAAATTAGTATCACTCTTTCGGGCATCTCTAGATCGCGGAGCGCAGTTGTTTGTCTTTGTGCCTAACATTAAGCTTGTCGAACCTATGGTAGAGCTGCTGAGATTAGAGCTTTATCAAGGAGAAGCAGATGCGGGCTCGAATGTGCAAGGGACCTCCTCCAAGGACACGTTAAGAACGGAGAAGGTGCAGCAGTTTCGTCGGCGTGAGATTCGGCTGTTGGTGACGACTACGATTTTGGAACGGGGCGTGACGGTGCCCAAGTCCGACGTGTTTATTTTAGATGCGGATTCGGGGTTATTTGATGAAGCGGCGCTTGTCCAAATGGCAGGACGGGCTGGTCGCTCTATGGAAGATCCCGCAGGTTTGGTTTATTTCGCATCCAAGGATTGGACGAGTTCGCAAAAGGAAGCGGTGCGCCAAATCAAGCAAATGAATCGGATAGCGCGAAGGCAAGGATATTTGAAGGAGGGGTGA
- the flgM gene encoding flagellar biosynthesis anti-sigma factor FlgM, which yields MKINENQRIGAVNPYKKAADAKFTQNVGKKDKPKDQVEISSEAKELLGAQTVTRTEDQNKRIEDLKASVAAGTYQVDAKKLAEKILPYLK from the coding sequence ATGAAGATTAATGAGAATCAGCGGATCGGCGCTGTCAATCCTTATAAGAAGGCGGCGGACGCGAAGTTTACCCAGAACGTTGGGAAGAAAGACAAACCGAAGGATCAAGTTGAGATTTCATCTGAGGCGAAAGAGCTGCTAGGTGCTCAAACCGTAACTCGGACCGAAGATCAGAACAAACGGATCGAGGATCTAAAGGCATCTGTAGCTGCCGGAACGTATCAGGTGGACGCGAAGAAGCTGGCTGAGAAGATTTTGCCTTATTTGAAGTAG
- a CDS encoding flagellar protein FlgN codes for MSIESVISIMREQIDLHDSLLTLGHQKKAVLINNEVALLNQIVLKESKLIKQIEALEKQRMMEISSFLLSRGFNPNPKITITDLIRVVFKAEDKVKLQEHQRELFGKIQELQKVNELNQQMIRQSLSFIDYSLNVLVGDQGDELLYSNPMHQQSQLKRNGYFDTKA; via the coding sequence GTGTCAATTGAATCCGTCATCTCGATTATGAGAGAACAAATTGATCTTCATGATTCATTACTAACGTTAGGTCATCAAAAGAAAGCGGTTCTTATTAACAATGAAGTTGCTCTATTAAATCAAATTGTTCTTAAGGAAAGCAAATTGATCAAACAAATCGAAGCGTTAGAGAAACAACGGATGATGGAAATAAGCAGCTTTTTATTATCAAGGGGTTTCAATCCAAACCCTAAGATTACGATAACGGATTTAATCAGAGTTGTTTTCAAAGCCGAAGATAAAGTGAAACTTCAAGAACATCAGAGAGAATTGTTTGGGAAAATACAGGAGCTACAGAAAGTCAATGAACTTAATCAGCAAATGATCAGACAATCTCTGAGCTTTATTGATTATTCACTGAACGTGTTAGTAGGTGATCAGGGCGATGAATTACTCTACAGCAACCCTATGCACCAGCAGTCACAGTTGAAACGGAACGGATACTTTGACACTAAAGCATAA
- a CDS encoding sensor histidine kinase yields MQPDAIDRVIKNAINVMESSKYQIFEIAETSRLEKETLTRELEEIKQETSVTIDLVDKLEKDYKRSRIRLTEVSRDFNRYREEDIKTAYEAAIALQLELTIAREKENHLKARRNDLQQRVKNVDKQVERADTIVSQMNVVLEYLSGDLNQVTRILESAKNRQLLGLKIILAQEEERKRIAREIHDGMAQTMANVVLRTEIAERMLMKQDATAAREELIDLKGQVRGGLEEVRKIIFNLRPMALDDLGVVPTLRKYLQDFEEKNKIRTVFNLVGKDTRLPSGLEVAVFRLVQEALSNVLKHANATYVSVELTLEKEQVQIYVADNGVGFEVDQIEQKIAKGNNFGLLGMRERVELLEGSMELESTKDVGTKITMLIPIGSAKNKEDTQYGQHGDS; encoded by the coding sequence TTGCAGCCAGACGCTATCGATCGTGTCATAAAAAACGCCATTAACGTCATGGAAAGCAGCAAGTATCAAATCTTTGAAATTGCTGAAACGTCCCGGTTGGAAAAAGAGACTCTTACTCGTGAGCTTGAGGAGATTAAGCAGGAAACTAGCGTGACCATCGATCTGGTGGACAAGCTGGAAAAGGATTATAAGAGATCTCGTATTCGACTCACCGAGGTTAGCCGTGATTTTAATCGGTACCGCGAGGAAGATATCAAGACGGCTTATGAGGCTGCCATTGCCTTGCAGCTGGAGCTTACGATTGCACGAGAGAAAGAGAATCATCTAAAGGCGCGCCGCAATGATCTTCAGCAGCGTGTGAAGAACGTGGACAAGCAAGTGGAGCGAGCGGATACAATTGTTTCCCAAATGAACGTTGTGCTGGAGTATTTGTCGGGAGATTTGAATCAAGTGACCCGTATTTTGGAGTCAGCAAAGAATCGACAGCTGCTCGGCCTCAAAATTATATTAGCGCAGGAAGAAGAACGTAAGCGAATTGCCCGGGAAATTCACGACGGTATGGCTCAGACGATGGCTAATGTTGTACTTCGCACCGAAATCGCGGAGAGAATGCTGATGAAGCAGGATGCAACGGCAGCCCGGGAAGAATTAATTGATTTAAAAGGACAAGTCAGAGGGGGGCTTGAGGAGGTTCGCAAGATCATCTTCAATCTCCGCCCTATGGCGCTTGATGATTTGGGTGTTGTGCCGACACTTCGCAAATACCTGCAGGATTTCGAGGAAAAGAACAAAATTCGCACGGTATTTAATCTGGTGGGTAAAGACACCCGGCTTCCATCGGGCCTTGAAGTAGCTGTGTTTCGTTTGGTGCAGGAGGCACTTTCCAATGTGCTGAAACACGCAAATGCTACCTACGTGTCAGTTGAACTGACCTTAGAGAAGGAACAAGTGCAAATTTATGTAGCGGATAACGGTGTTGGCTTTGAAGTGGATCAGATTGAGCAGAAGATTGCGAAAGGAAATAACTTTGGTTTACTTGGCATGCGAGAGCGTGTTGAGCTGTTGGAAGGCTCTATGGAGTTGGAATCAACCAAGGATGTAGGCACTAAAATTACGATGCTGATCCCGATAGGCAGCGCTAAGAACAAGGAGGATACTCAGTATGGACAACACGGTGATTCATGA
- a CDS encoding response regulator — MDNTVIHDRNVRIIIADDHQLFREGVKRIINMEDDMEVIGECGDGIQVIELCNQITPDIVLMDINMPLENGVVATERLKLIFPDIKVIILSIHDDESYVFETLRKGASGYLLKDMEAESLINAIRSVVAGHAYIHPKVTGKLINQLRRMTYLDDAGVVGTASTPAPGQSVVKDAGLKYIHNANSPLTKREAEVLRLMAEGKSNKLIGEFLYISEKTVKNHVSSILQKMEVDDRTQAVIIAIKNGWVTL, encoded by the coding sequence ATGGACAACACGGTGATTCATGATCGTAATGTACGCATTATTATTGCGGATGACCATCAACTGTTTCGTGAAGGCGTCAAGCGGATCATTAACATGGAAGATGACATGGAAGTGATCGGTGAGTGCGGAGACGGTATTCAAGTTATCGAACTGTGCAACCAAATTACACCTGACATTGTTTTGATGGACATCAACATGCCGCTTGAGAACGGCGTCGTCGCGACGGAGCGGTTGAAGCTTATTTTTCCAGATATTAAGGTTATTATTCTTTCTATTCATGATGATGAGAGCTATGTGTTCGAGACGCTGCGTAAAGGGGCATCCGGGTATTTGCTGAAGGATATGGAAGCAGAGTCCTTGATTAATGCGATCCGCTCTGTGGTTGCTGGACATGCATATATTCATCCTAAAGTAACGGGAAAGCTGATTAATCAGCTGAGAAGAATGACGTACTTGGACGATGCTGGTGTTGTAGGTACAGCCAGTACGCCTGCTCCAGGCCAGTCAGTAGTGAAAGACGCAGGGCTTAAATATATTCATAATGCCAACAGCCCGCTCACCAAGCGTGAAGCAGAAGTGCTCAGACTCATGGCCGAAGGTAAAAGCAATAAACTGATCGGGGAATTCCTCTATATCAGTGAAAAAACGGTCAAAAACCATGTGAGCAGCATCCTTCAGAAGATGGAAGTGGATGACCGTACACAAGCAGTTATTATCGCGATCAAAAATGGCTGGGTAACGTTATAA
- the flgL gene encoding flagellar hook-associated protein FlgL, giving the protein MSLRVTQSMTTTQMLGNLNNNLIRMNAMQNQLSTGRKINKPSDDPVGITYSLRYRGELNANEQYTKNVDSASSWLDNSDTVLDSANTVLQRIRELAVQGSNSSNDQTALNSIKNEVGELYSQLVDVGNTKFNGKYILNGQKTDVQPYSKVDLTDTSGAAKAYTNNTDTGEIPFELGSGTTIPINITGSEALGSSTDDDNAFKIIQDLYDALGAGNTTGVSATLDRIDTRMNKILESRSQVGARTNRVDLIKNRLSDTNTNLETLKSNAEDANMSEVIINLQTSENVYQASLSTGSKLIQSSLVDYLK; this is encoded by the coding sequence ATGTCTCTACGCGTTACTCAATCCATGACAACTACGCAAATGTTAGGCAACTTGAACAATAACTTAATTCGAATGAATGCTATGCAAAATCAGTTGTCCACAGGGCGTAAAATTAATAAACCATCTGACGATCCGGTGGGTATTACTTATTCTTTGCGATATCGCGGAGAATTAAACGCTAATGAACAGTATACCAAGAATGTAGATTCAGCCTCGTCTTGGCTGGATAATAGTGACACGGTATTGGATTCCGCGAATACAGTGCTCCAACGTATAAGAGAGCTTGCGGTTCAAGGGAGCAATAGTTCCAATGACCAGACGGCCTTGAACTCTATTAAAAATGAAGTTGGGGAGCTGTACTCTCAATTAGTTGATGTAGGGAACACCAAGTTCAATGGGAAATATATATTGAATGGTCAGAAGACGGATGTGCAGCCATACTCTAAGGTTGATTTGACGGATACAAGCGGCGCTGCCAAAGCATACACGAATAATACAGATACTGGTGAAATTCCTTTTGAGCTTGGCTCTGGGACAACGATTCCGATTAATATCACCGGTTCTGAAGCTTTGGGAAGCAGTACGGATGATGATAACGCATTTAAAATTATTCAAGATCTGTATGACGCACTAGGAGCTGGTAATACTACCGGAGTAAGTGCGACCTTGGATCGAATTGACACCAGAATGAACAAGATATTGGAGAGCCGCTCACAGGTAGGGGCTAGAACGAATCGTGTCGATCTTATCAAAAACCGTTTGAGTGATACCAACACTAATCTGGAAACTCTGAAATCTAATGCTGAAGATGCCAATATGTCTGAGGTTATAATTAACTTGCAGACGAGCGAAAACGTCTATCAAGCATCTTTATCAACTGGCTCTAAATTGATTCAGTCGAGTTTGGTTGATTACCTCAAATAG
- a CDS encoding ComF family protein — MSRSAVRYDEGMKEMLARYKYRGDERLRGVFGSMLVYPYRLLNAETKKLETDRRKTNKVITFVPVSERRLLERGFNQAEQMAVELGRQVGLPVMPLLRRSKHTDKQSFKSRSERIEDLQHVFEAEPDAMERLRGEASRSREPALYLHCRRCVYHG; from the coding sequence TTGAGCCGCAGTGCTGTTCGCTACGATGAGGGGATGAAGGAGATGCTCGCGAGGTATAAATACCGTGGCGACGAGAGGCTGCGCGGAGTGTTTGGCAGCATGCTTGTCTACCCTTACCGACTGCTTAACGCAGAAACGAAGAAGCTGGAGACAGACCGTCGTAAGACGAACAAAGTCATCACCTTTGTACCCGTGAGTGAACGGAGACTCTTAGAGAGGGGATTCAACCAAGCGGAGCAGATGGCAGTAGAGCTAGGTCGTCAGGTAGGACTGCCGGTCATGCCGCTATTACGGCGAAGCAAGCATACCGATAAGCAGAGCTTCAAGAGTCGAAGCGAGCGGATCGAGGATTTGCAGCATGTGTTTGAAGCTGAGCCGGATGCGATGGAAAGATTGAGAGGTGAAGCTTCCCGTAGCAGGGAGCCGGCTCTATATCTACATTGTCGACGATGTGTATACCACGGGTAG
- the fliW gene encoding flagellar assembly protein FliW, whose amino-acid sequence MKVDTFHFGEIEVLQEEIVTFSGGIPGFEQLTSFAILRFEEHAPFYYLQSLQETMISFVITNPFGVYPDYEFHLPISEQEELEISEEAQLAVWSIVTIRDSAETATMNLLAPIVVNVERRLGKQIVLHNSHYKTKHPIFRENFEMPSGPSEALKGVE is encoded by the coding sequence ATGAAAGTTGATACGTTTCATTTTGGTGAGATTGAGGTCTTACAAGAGGAAATTGTAACGTTTTCCGGTGGGATACCCGGTTTCGAACAATTGACATCTTTTGCGATCTTGCGATTTGAGGAGCATGCGCCTTTTTATTACTTGCAATCACTGCAGGAAACAATGATTTCCTTTGTCATAACAAATCCTTTTGGTGTATATCCGGATTATGAATTTCATCTTCCCATATCTGAACAAGAGGAACTGGAAATCAGCGAAGAAGCTCAACTTGCTGTTTGGTCCATTGTTACAATAAGAGACAGCGCCGAAACGGCGACAATGAATCTTCTGGCTCCTATAGTAGTCAATGTAGAGAGACGGCTAGGCAAACAAATTGTATTGCATAATTCACATTACAAGACGAAGCATCCAATATTTCGAGAGAACTTCGAGATGCCGAGTGGGCCATCAGAAGCCTTGAAAGGGGTCGAATAG